A region from the Vicia villosa cultivar HV-30 ecotype Madison, WI linkage group LG3, Vvil1.0, whole genome shotgun sequence genome encodes:
- the LOC131656447 gene encoding uncharacterized protein LOC131656447: protein MALIGKLCHSELEYSFTIAKLSSQFTEIDPTFICRFNKSITKTWTIFNNQGVHHGLIYNKDEVHPLIISGWKDVEAFYNCPSNVVLEVGYYMNDNFSILNIKNIVEIEQLPFYHSRFFGANNIMVFDLGLSNVELSQTKLRLEEDFAEILKDYNYNCLNLCCDNGTRTILELANINTTYPTKLGPDWEEFCQTNMFKVGDTIRFRFDIRSPNKKCHVYKIH from the exons ATGGCTTTGATAGGAAAACTATGTCACAGTGAATTGGAATACTCCTTCACAATAGCAAAGCTGTCTTCACAG TTTACAGAAATTGATCCCACCTTTATATGTCGATTTAACAAAAGCATAACAAAAACATGGACCATCTTCAACAACCAAGGTGTGCATCACGGCCTAATCTATAACAAAGATGAAGTTCATCCACTTATAATTAGTGGATGGAAAGACGTTGAAGCATTTTATAATTGCCCCTCTAATGTTGTTCTTGAGGTGGGTTACTATATGAATGACAATTTTAGCATTCTCAACATCAAAAATATAGTGGAAATCGAGCAATTACCCTTTTACCATAGCAGGTTTTTTGGCGCAAACAACATTATGGTTTTCGACCTTGGTCTATCAAATGTTGAACTATCACAAACAAAATTG AGATTGGAGGAGGACTTTGCTGAAATTTTAAAAGATTACAACTACAACTGTCTCAACTTGTGCTGTGATAATGGTACGAGGACAATCCTGGAATTAGCAAACATAAACACTACATACCCCACAAAGTTAGGACCCGACTGGGAAGAATTCTGTCAAACCAATATGTTCAAAGTTGGTGACACGATTAGGTTTAGATTTGATATCAGGTCTCCGAACAAAAAATGTCATGTATATAAAATCCATTAA
- the LOC131658683 gene encoding uncharacterized protein LOC131658683, with amino-acid sequence MLQLNHRTLHDYKPIPYPNGYVIQQLGNRLIYDERQYNIQDMKAEFDKLFKCLTDEQRKIYDQIMDAVNKQKGGVFFLHGYGGTGKTYMWRTLASALISKHEICLTVATSGIASLLLPGGRTAHSKFKLSVPCVENSTCKINFNDDSAGLLREAKLIIWDEAPMAHKYCFETLDRTLNDVMSNYSNSDSVFGGKVVIFGGDFRQILPVVPGGSRSEIIHSTINASYIWHYVKVLNLTKNMHLFSGPSEQDKNEIADFSEWLLKIGEGRISEPNDSYANIDIPPELLITNFNDPILSIVESTYPDFLNCYQSCDYLKNRAILASTLDIVDKINDHVLAMMSGEIRDYYRSNSVDRSEIHDSKILQVLSPEFLSSLRTSGLPNHHLKLKVGIPIMLMRNIDQSQGLCNGTRLIVTKMATHVLEAELMGDNNNGKVIYIPRMDMSPSQSPWPFKLSRRQFPVIVAYAMTINKSQGQSLDWVGLYIPRDVFTHGQIYVSVSRVTTKRGIKILIHDDKNTPKLSTCNVVYKEVFNNI; translated from the exons ATGCTGCAACTGAACCATCGTACTCTACATGATTACAAGCCCATTCCTTATCCAAATGGCTATGTTATTCAACAGTTGGGAAACCGGCTTATATACGATGAAAGGCAGTACAATATTCAGGACATGAAGGCGGAATTTGATAAGCTATTCAAATGTCTCACTG ATGAACAGAGGAAGATTTACGACCAAATAATGGATGCCGTTAACAAACAGAAAGGTGGTGTCTTCTTCCTGCACGGTTATGGCGGAACCGGTAAGACATATATGTGGAGAACACTTGCAAGTGCATTGATATCTAAGCATGAGATTTGTCTTACTGTTGCAACAAGTGGGATAGCATCTCTTTTGTTGCCAGGAGGTCGTACAGCTCATTCAAAGTTCAAGTTGTCGGTTCCATGTGTTGAAAACTcaacttgcaaaattaatttcaatgacGACAGCGCTGGTCTTCTGAGGGAGGCAAAGCTAATTATATGGGACGAGGCACCAATGGCACACAAATATTGTTTTGAAACGCTGGACAGGACTTTGAACGATGTCATGAGTAATTACAGTAACTCCGATTCTGTTTTCGGCGGGAAGGTTGTGATTTTTGGTGGGGATTTCCGTCAGATATTACCCGTTGTACCCGGAGGAAGCCGTTCTGAAATTATCCATTCAACTATTAACGCTTCTTACATTTGGCATTATGTTAAAGTCTTGAATTTGACAAAAAACATGCATCTATTTAGCGGACCAAGTGAACAAGATAAAAATGAAATTGCAGATTTTTCAGAGTGGCTTTTAAAGATAGGAGAGGGAAGAATTTCGGAACCTAATGACAGTTATGCCAACATTGACATACCGCCCGAACTGTTAATTACAAACTTCAATGACCCTATTCTTTCCATCGTCGAGAGTACATATCCTGATTTCTTAAATTGTTACCAATCGTGTGATTATCTCAAAAATAGGGCCATTCTTGCTTCCACTTTAGACATTGTTGACAAAATCAATGACCATGTCCTTGCCATGATGTCAG GGGAAATACGAGATTACTACAGATCTAACTCAGTTGATCGATCAGAAATTCATGACAGCAAAATTCTTCAAGTGCTGAGCCCAGAATTCCTAAGCTCTTTAAGAACTTCTGGCCTACCCAACCATCACTTAAAGTTAAAAGTTGGAATACCAATCATGCTTATGCGAAACATTGATCAATCACAAGGTCTATGTAATGGGACGAGGCTTATAGTAACTAAAATGGCTACTCATGTTCTTGAGGCCGAATTGATGGGTGATAACAATAATGGAAAGGTTATATACATCCCGCGAATGGATATGTCCCCATCTCAATCTCCATGGCCATTCAAGTTATCGAGACGTCAATTTCCGGTTATTGTAGCCTATGCCATGACCATTAACAAATCACAAGGCCAATCGTTGGATTGGGTTGGACTTTATATACCTCGGGATGTTTTCACACATGGACAAATTTATGTTTCCGTTTCAAGAGTTACAACAAAAAGAGGTATCAAGATATTGATACATGATGATAAAAACACCCCAAAGCTTTCAACATGTAATGTTGTATACAAAGAAGTTTTTAACAACATTTAG
- the LOC131658686 gene encoding uncharacterized protein LOC131658686 — MKQPPLLLEKLLHHKTDPESKNFLANIRTYNAMFSFTSPGMKFDTKIPKGGGPPTMRLHGQTCHRIGSLIPPQGQLPQYAQLYIYDTDHEIANRMRCFKDNTSIETSIVAKLKSMLDEVNVLAKAFRMARDMFKANPYVELRLKLISDRHDDGRVYNMLTVAEVATLIVGDIDTGEKRDIIVQYRSGKLQRIDEFNPSYLSYQYPLIFCYGEDGYWNNILHKYKDETTVTRKNRQSIKDWLCFHLQERKHEPKTLLYSRKLFQQLLVDGYTMMESEHLNWLRKNQSKLRVGKYNNLQARCEEGGQNPGNKQGKRVVLPSSFVGSKRYMDQLYFDGMAISSRLGFPDLFITFTCNPNWPEITRLLSRKNLKPHDRPDIVSKVFNIKFKELMVDLTKKHILGKVLACKFFPPICF; from the exons ATGAAACAACCACCGTTACTGTTGGAAAAGCTACTTCATCACAAAACTGATCCTGAAAGCAAAAACTTCCTAGCCAACATACGAACATACAATGCAATGTTTTCGTTTACTTCTCCGGGAATGAAATTTGACACTAAAATTCCAAAGGGGGGAGGTCCTCCAACGATGCGCCTACACGGTCAAACATGTCACCGAATAGGCAGTCTTATACCACCACAGGGTCAACTACCACAATATGCCCAATTGTACATTTACGACACTGACCACGAGATTGCAAATAGAATGCGTTGTTTCAA GGACAATACATCTATTGAAACATCTATTGTAGCTAAGTTAAAGAGTATGTTAGATGAAGTTAATGTTCTTGCCAAAGCATTTCGAATGGCACGTGATATGTTTAAGGCCAATCCATACGTCGAATTGAGGCTGAAACTTATCAGTGACAGACATGACGATGGTCGTGTGTATAATATGCTAACCGTTGCGGAAGTTGCTACCCTTATTGTCGGTGATATTGACACAGGTGAAAAGAGAGACATTATTGTCCAATATCGGAGTGGTAAATTACAAAGGATAGATGAGTTCAATCCAAGTTATCTTTCATATCAATACCCATTGATTTTTTGCTATGGTGAAGATGGATACTGGAATAATATTCTTCACAAGTATAAAGATGAGACAACTGTTACAAGGAAAAATAGGCAATCTATCAAGGATTGGCTGTGTTTTCATCTCCAAGAACGCAAACATGAACCTAAAACATTATTGTACTCAAGGAAACTTTTCCAACAATTATTGGTTGATGGTTACACTATGATGGAATCAGAACATCTCAATTGGTTGAGAAAAAATCAATCCAAGTTAAGGGTCGGAAAATACAATAATTTGCAAGCAAGGTGTGAGGAAGGAGGCCAGAATCCAGGTAACAAACAAGGTAAACGTGTTGTTCTGCCATCTTCTTTTGTGGGTAGCAAAcgatacatggatcaactttactTCGACGGTATGGCAATTTCAAGCAGATTGGGCTTCCCAGATTTATTTATCACCTTCACATGCAACCCGAATTGGCCGGAGATTACACGGTTGCTGTCCAGGAAAAACTTAAAACCACATGATAGGCCTGACATTGTTTCGAAAGTTTTCAACATCAAGTTTAAAGAGCTTATGGTTGATTTAACAAAAAAACATATTCTTGGGAAAGTATTGGCATGTAAGTTTTTCCCCCCAATATGTTTCTAA
- the LOC131658684 gene encoding uncharacterized protein LOC131658684 gives MYTIEFQKRGLPHAHILIFLHPQSKYPTPSDIDNIICAEIPDPILHPALYALVKSHMIHGLCGLSRPNSRCMRNRQCSKYYPKSFIEDTVVNAEGYPLYKRRSNTHEITKNNIKLDNRNVVPYNTWLLLKYQAHINMEWCNQCTSIKYLFKYIHKGYDRISASVVASRSNTGQQHECVDEIKQYLDCRYVSPSEACWRIFSYKVHGRKPAVERMFFHLIGEKAVYYNDCEQMENVLENASVTESMFTSWLVANGTYEEAQSLTYGEFVTKFVYVKRNRLWKPRKKGFTIGRLVWVPLTTGELFYLRMMLTVAK, from the coding sequence ATGTATACAATTGAGTTTCAAAAGCGAGGCTTACCCCATGCTCACATTTTGATTTTCTTGCACCCCCAAAGCAAGTATCCAACACCGTCCGACATTGATAACATCATTTGTGCCGAGATACCTGATCCTATACTTCATCCTGCTTTATACGCATTGGTAAAATCACATATGATACATGGACTGTGCGGTCTTTCACGGCCTAATTCACGATGTATGAGAAATCGGCAATGTTCGAAATATTATCCAAAAAGTTTCATCGAAGATACAGTTGTTAATGCTGAAGGTTATCCATTATATAAAAGAAGATCCAACACACatgaaattacaaaaaataatatcAAGTTGGATAATAGAAATGTGGTTCCCTATAACACTTGGTTATTGTTGAAATATCAAGCACATATTAATATGGAATGGTGTAACCAATGCACTTCTATCAAGTATCTATTCAAATACATTCACAAAGGATATGACAGAATCAGTGCAAGTGTGGTTGCTTCTAGGTCTAACACCGGACAACAGCATGAATGTGTAGATGAAATCAAACAATATCTCGATTGTAGGTATGTTTCTCCGAGTGAGGCCTGTTGGCGAATATTTTCATACAAGGTTCATGGAAGGAAACCTGCTGTTGAGCGAATGTTTTTCCATCTCATTGGTGAAAAGGCTGTCTATTACAACGATTGTGAACAAATGGAGAATGTCTTAGAAAATGCAAGTGTCACAGAATCTATGTTCACGTCTTGGCTGGTAGCAAATGGAACATATGAGGAAGCCCAATCATTAACATACGGTGAATTCGTTACAAAGTTTGTTTATGTTAAGAGAAACAGATTGTGGAAGCCACGAAAAAAAGGGTTCACTATCGGACGTTTGGTGTGGGTTCCACTGACAACCGGTGAACTTTTCTATTTGCGGATGATGTTGACTGTAGCAAAGTGA